The segment CAGGCATATACAAGTCAAATAGTAGTCATGGTGATGGTGGCCTTGGCTGTTGGATCTGATCAAATATCCACCCAAGTTAGACGTCAAGCTATCATCGGTGGTCTTTCCAATCTTCCAAGTATGTCGTGTTAGATCAACAAATGCATTATTTAGTCTaggaaattgtttcttttgAACAACGTTTTCCAAATTTGTCTATTTTACTACACAGGCAATGTCAGCGAGGTTTTAAAACTTGATACCGAGATGAAGGAACTTGCCTCTTCCTTGATCGATTCAGAGTCTCTCCTTGTGTTTGGCAGAGGTTATAACTATGCCACTGCCTTAGAGGGTGCTCTTAAAGTTAAGGAGGTTGCTCTGATGCACAGCGAAGGCATGCTTGCTGGTGAAATGAAGCATGGACCACTTGCACTAGTGGATGAAAACCTTCCGATCATCGTCATTGCTACACGTGATGCGTGCTTCAGGTAAGCGCTTTGGACAGACTGCAGAGCAcgttcattttcttttcatttttcaagGAGTTCCTCTAAACATCTTCACCTCTTGCAGCAAGCAACAGTCAGTGATTCAGCAGCTCCTTTCTCGCAAGGGGCGTCTGATAGTGATGTGCTCAAAGGGAGACGCATCTGCAGTTTGCCCTAGTGGATCTTGCAGGGTTATTGAAGTTCCAGAGGTCGCTGACTGTCTCCAGCCAGTGATTAACATAATTCCGTTACAGGTTTGCACATTGTTTGAATTGTTTAATTTCATCAAATTCCAGAACTTCTACTTATGCTTTATCATTTGTGAAACAATTTCATTTACTGAGTGTATTGTTATTTGTTCCTTCAGCTGCTCGCATACCATCTGACAGTTCTTCGAGGATTTGATGTTGATCAACCAAGGAATCTGGCAAAGAGTGTGACTACCCAATGAGTAGGGGGTTCTATCAGAAGTTGTATCAGATCCAATAGAGATCAGACGTTGTATCAAATCCATCCTATAGAGAATAGGTTGTGTAGCTATTGTTTGAATGTTATTACTCATAGCCATTTCGCagttatgtaattatttttagataactGAGATTCTTGAGGTGGCTAGCATTACAATATTGTTGATGAACTCCATCAATTTTTCATGTGTGTTTGTCCTGACTGATGATGCATTGACTCGCTGAAAATCTGTGAGGTGTCCCAATCCTGAAACTACATGGAACTTCTCCATTGGCTGATTGATGGCTGATTAATGCTTGTCTGCAAAGCACCTCAGCCTTATCATACATGAGAATATAGatattttgtttacaaagtCAACGGTACAGATCATCAAACCAAGTGTTGATTAAGAAATCATCCAGCATCAACTGACAATCAAAATCTTTCCTGTCTGCTCAGCTCATCCTGCATTTGACACTGCACAGCTGCTGGTGCTGGTATGTTACAAACATTGCTTctattaggtggtgtttggatacaAAGattttaactttagtctctgtatttagacactaatttagaatattaaatatagactacttataaaactaattatataaataaaagctaatttacgagacaaattttttaaacctaattaatccataattagataatatttattttagcattacatagactaatcatggattaattaggctcaatagattcgtctcgcgaattagtccaagatcatggatgggttttattaatagtctacgtttaatatttataattagtgtccaaacatccgatgtgatagagacttaaaagttttagtcccatctaaacagggtcttaacCAATCGTAGTCCGGGGGTAGTCCCAATTAGTGATGTGAACAGAATTAAAAAGCTACTACTATCTTCTCACCCAGCTTTCTTTAAGCTGAAGCTTAGAGTTTCAGAGTTAGCATATTGGATAGATCATAGGAATCGGGAAAACCGTATCCCAGATGCACACACAATCCATGGGCCGCAACGTGCATGTACTGATGTACACCTCGTTATGTTTatgcatattcatattaattaaCAACCAACTTTTGGAACAGAGTTAGTGCGAGCTTCATCCCCTGCTTCACCAAAAAGAAGGGGATACAGTAGAACATCTGTCGCAAACTCAGAAGGAAAACAATGATCATGCCATTGCCATATAAAATGCATCCAACCAGGCGCAACTGCTGTTAAAGTgcaggcatctcataatacacCACTTCTTTTAAAAATGCAATTCGGGTTCTTATAAAGTCACCACACCAACGGGTTGTGGCACGGTAGCAACATGATGCATactaaaacacacacacacaaacctAAAGGCGAGGGATACAGTTTAAGCATGCAAGGCGAAAGCTAAACTGGAACACAGCTGCTCAAGGCCAGGGCAAAGTAGATGACTGGATCAAATAATTCATTGCCTGACTCGCGATTTCGCCCTGCTGGCCTCCTCTGGGGTTGATGGGAACAGCTCCACGTACCTTGTCCCAATGGTCATCTTGTCCTTGCACATGGCTGTCTTCGCAACCTCTGCTGTCGGGAACTCCACATAGGCTTCTCCAGTGGCCTTACCATCTGGACGGTACACGATGTGCACATTTTCGTCCGTCAGCTCGTACTCCACAAAGAACTTGATGATTTCTTCAGTGGTAGCAGAGTAGGGCAGGCCACGGAGCTTGAGCACCTCAGTATACTCCATGCTGCTCTTGTCTTCAGCTGGTTTCTTGGGccgtggaggaggtggggagtGACGGTACTCCGAGTCGAAGAAGCCGCCCTGGTTCACTTCAGCAGCTATTGCACTGTAGTACTCTTGCTTCTTGCATCTGAACACCTCAACATACCTCCTGCCCATGTTCTGCCGGTTGCGGTGCAGTGCAAACTCTGCTTGCATGGCTGATGGGAATACGACAAAAGCCTCGCCGGTGAAGCGGCCATTCTTGTGAACCAAGAGGCAGTCCACTATGTCCAGCCCAACAAAGAACTTGCAGATGTCAAGATCGTCGCAGTCAAAGGGGAGCCCTCGTAGACGGACCCCTGGAAAGTTCTGGATGGCACTGTTAGCCCCTGCACCAGGTAAGTTGGTGCCGTAGGGCTGGTAGAAGGCACTGGTGCCACCAGCAGCGCTGCTGCCCATGGCTCCGAAATAGGGAGGGGCTGGTTCCATCATCCTGGCCCTCTTTGAGACATCCAAGGGACTGCCTGCGGTCACTGCGAAGTATGGATTGGATTCGATCATTCGTGGCCTCTTTGATCCCTCGTACCCATCCGAAACCCCCCCGCCTCCCATCATTGCCCTTCAGATAATCCAGAGTcccaaaaagagaaaagaaaaaaaaaggagacgaTCCCCCCATCTCTCAATCCCCATTTCATATAAAATAACCCAAACATAAAGATAACTGCACAGATAAGAAATACTAGTAATCTAAACATGACTTAAGGCTTAAAAAGGTGAATGGAGTCAAAATGCGAACGCATTAGTGGAcataaacaaaaactaattaaatgTTGACAGCATATGAATAGAAGAAATACTCAAACTACTGGATGACACATATCAGTAGAAAAGAATCTTACAAACCACAGTTGGGATGCTGGTGCAGTTGATGAAACATCAATTTGGATGTATTACTGCCTccgatttatttatttatttattggggGGAGAGAGGTTTGGTCTTGTAAGGGGGAAGCTGTACATGTATCCTAAATCCTAGGCAGAtgatatcatatcatatcatggTAGCAAAGCAAAGTGACCTACTTAGAAATTATCCCTAAAAGAATCGAGAAATTGATGAGATCGCGTAAGCAAGCAAGTATtgtaggaaaaaaagaaagcaatggATGAATCGGCGGGATGGAATTGCGGAGATTAATCAGgaataagagagaagaggaggggcTTGGCTTACCCGCGGTGACCGTACATGGCGAAGCccggcgggggagggggtggggtggcggctgatgacggggaggggaggaaacCCTAGAGCGAGAgggcggggagggggggagTCAAGTCGCCGCCTCTGCGCCTGAGGTTGCGTTGCGatgcgcggaggcggaggcggggaaggcggcgcggggcggtggcggtcggcaaaggaggcggcgaacggcgggagagggaggcggaggcgtcggggacggcgacgcgacggcggcggcggcgtgatggggagagggagagcgcgggggaggaggggactggcggcggtggctagggTTGCCGACTTGCGGGGTGGGTTGTTAGGGCGCGTCGTTTTGCGAAAAAACCCCttgatttttaaattttatagcgCGGTCCTAATCCAGGCGCGACACGACTATTCCTATACGGCTATACGcataggaggaggaagagcccATGACCGAACTGCATTGCTTACTGTTGGGCCTGGAATTAGGCCCATTACCTGAGACCGATGCCGATACGATTGAGCCTGGAATTGGGTCTGGACTTCGCACAACAATAAGTAGAACAAGTACAGGTACAGGTGCAGGTGCAGATCTAGGTGGAGAAATTTAGTGCCGGTTCACTTTGATgcgaaaaaaaaaccttaccaaattttggtaatgccaaaattttggtatagttgacttgccaaaattttggtaggatttcttatatagttaccaaaatttgacagcaaactaaatgtagccacttttttgataactttaccaaaatttggtaaggttgaaaatggcttcaaagtgaacaagcccttaaCAATATGCTACTTAGTAGATGTGGCTTTAACAGAAGACCGCTTTCTAGGATGTTCTTATAAAAATGCCACTCAATAGAGACTGTTTCTTAATAAAATGCTACTTTGGGCTATTTTGAGacattttttatttgcttatatttttaattttttctcacACTACGCTCgcgaaatgaccgaaataccCTTAGGATCGTTTAGATCTGGAGAATGCgtctcttctctttctcacgACTTCTTCTTGGCACGCTAggggccgacgccgccaccgccgccctgtCGGCGCGCGCTCGCccagctgccgctgccgtcgctgtCGCTCGACCGCGCGCAGTTGAGAGGAGCTAGGGGCCGACGCCGCCCCGTCTGCGCGCCCCCGGCCGGCCGCGCTACCGTCGCGGCGTCGCCCGTCCACGCGCGGCCGATTTCCTCTCGGTCGCGCTAggggccgacgccgccaccgccgccccgccgccccaCCGCAGCGCCAACGCTGAGAAGGAGTCGTTATCGCCGCAGGGAAGGACACATGGGTATTTTTGTCATTCCGCACATCTTTTGCGATTAAAAGCCTCAAAATAGCCTAAAGTGGCATTTTATTAAGAACGAGTCTTTATTGAGTGGCATTTTTATAAGAACATCCTAAATAGTGACATTCGGTTAGAGTACCTCTATTGAGTGACATATTGTAAATTTCTCCAGACGCAGCTGAGTTCAGCTCTGCTCACtattttatctccttaaaatatgttctTATAGTCTGTTATTGTAGCTGCTGTGATGATGCATTTACTCGCTGAAAATCTGTGAGGTGTCCCAATCCTGAAACTACATGGAACTTCTCCATTGGCTTGATTGATGGCTGATTAATGCTTGTCCGCAAAGCACCTCAGCCTTATCATACAGTAGAATATAGATCATTTGTTTACAAAGTCAACGGTACAGATCATCAAACCAAGTGTTGACTAAAAAATCATCCAACATTAACTGACAGTCAAAACCTTTCCTGTCTGCTCAGCTCATCCTGCATTTGATACTGCACAGCTGCTGGTATGATACAAACATTGCTTCTATAATTCTAATTCTAGGGACAATTTCGTTTTTGCCCCCACTTTCATCTCCAATATTGATTTTGCctctactttttagggtttttgttttttctcctaactttttttttttgaaccggAAGAGACCTTTACTGCTTTGGATGGAAGTTAGTGGGACCGGCTATATGGcagtaaaataattttttttcgaatttgTGTTCTACTTTTTTACCCCTGGCACTAGTCTAACAGAGAACCGATTCTTTCCCCCAATCTCGCTACTTCTCTCTCGAGTctacaggcggcggcggcgtcggctagAGCACAGCTCCTCCCACCGGCGAGCAGGagaggggtcggcggcggcgagagggctAGGCTGGGGGGAGagggctaggcggcggcggcggtggctgatAGGGTGGTTGGAGGAGCGAGGCGATCccgtccacctcgccgcgccATCCCTCGCTGCCGCCAAGCAGATCCATGCGCGGGCGCTCCGGGCCGGTGTGCCCACCTCCCACCCGCTCCTCGCCAAGcacctcctcttccacctcgccgtcctccgcgcgccgccgctccgctacGCCGTGGCGGTACtctcccgcctcctcccgcaCGGGCCACTAGACCCGTTCCCCCTCAACACCGTGCACCGCATCGCTGCGGGCTCGTTCCGCCCGTGCGTCGCgctcgagctccaccgccgccgcctcgcgccgcccgaCACGCACACCTACCCGTCGCTGCTCCAGGCTTGCGCGCGCCTCCTCGCGCTCCGCGAAGGGGAGTGCCTCCATACCGAGGCCGCCAAGAACGGGTTCGTCCAAAACTCGCCCGTTCATCACTACGGCGCGTGTGGCCTGTTCGAGAGCGtgcacaaggtgttcgatgaaatgccggTGCATGGGCAGAACCTCGTCTCGTGGAATTCGATGCTCAACAGCTTTGCGGCCAACGGGCGCCCTAACGAGGTTCTCACTGTCTTCCGGGAGATGCTGGGCGTCAACTTTGCGCCAGATGGATTCACCATAGTCAGTGTTCTAACCGCTTGTGCAGAGATTGGGGCGCTTGCTCTTGGGAGGAGGGTTCATGTGTATGCGGAAAAGGTTGTGTTGGTGGACAATTCGCATGTGAGCAATGCCCTGATTAATCTGTATGCCAAGTGTGGTATTGTCAACGATGCAAGGCTGATATGACTTCATATGATTGTGTAAAATGTTgttgaaattttgtcaaaatttttgcTCAATTTCTGTCAAAATGCTgccgaaattttgtcaaaattccatcaaattcaaattatgtcCCAATTGTAATGTCAAAATCTGTCCAAATcaatcatttaattttaaacatattcacaaaaataattttccaaaGCCATGCATAATAGGggcaaaaacacaattaatgaaTAGATATGGGAGAGGGTATAAATGtcatatttaacaccgttaactccTCCATCCAAAGCAGGGGCAAAAGTATTTTTCGGTTCAAAAAGTGGGGGCAaaaacaaaaaccctaaaaagtaggggcaaaTTAATATTAGAGATGAAAGTGGGGGAAAAATGAAATTGCCCCATAATTCTATTAATCAATCGTAGTCCCAATTACTGCTGTGAACAGAACTACTATCTTCTCACCCAGCTTTCTTTAAGCAGAAGTTTAGAATTTCAGAGTTCAGATGCACACAAACTCCATTGGACGCAACGTGCATGTACACCTCGTTATGCATATACAATACTCAGATCTAAGTCAAATCGCTTTCACTAACACTAGTCTATTACCATATTACTATCTTAATTAGTGGTAGTCACTGGTGCCCAGGCGATGGAACGCACAAAACTCTTGACTTGTGTGACAAAAAAATTAACCGTAATCACTATACAGTCCAAATCAACATCCTAATCTCAGTCCTGTCAGAATCAACATCCTGATTGATGTGCCATGATGAACTCTCGCCTTGCAACCTTCGCGTTGCTTGTGATCATCACGCTAAGCTCTTCGCCGCGTCCATGTCCACGGCGCGTCGACGCGGCGCGTGAATGGCTCGCCCGGGGCGCCTCGATCGCCGTCGAGGACCACGCCACCGACGTCCTGCGCTCGCCGGACGGCACGTTCGCCGCCGGCTTCTACGACGCGTCTCCCACCATCTTCACCTTCTCCGTCTGGttcgcgcgcgccgccgaccgcgccgtcgTCTGGACCGCGGCTCGGGCGCGCCCCGTGCACAGCAAGGGCGCGCGCGTCACGCTcgacgcgcgccgcggcgcgctcgtCCTCACCGActacggcggcgaggtggtctgGAACTcctccacccccgccgccggtggcagcggcggcgcccgcgtccGGCTCCACGACACCGGCAACCTGGTGGTCGAGGACGCCGGCGGCAAGACGCTGTGGCAGAGCTTCGACTTCCCCACCGACACGCTGCTCCCGGCGACGCGGCTGGTGTCGCGCGACCGGCTGCTCTCCGCCGGCTACTACAGCCTCGGGTTCAGCGACTACGCCATGCTCTCCCTCTTCTACGACAACGGCAACTTCTCCAGCATCTACTGGCCCAACCCTTACTTCAGCTACTGGCAGAACAACCGCAAGATCTACAACTTCTCCCGCGAGGCCGCCATGGACGCGCTCGGGCAGTTCCTCTCCAGCGACGGCACCACCTTCGAGGCCGCcgacctcggcgccgccggcgtcagGAGGCGGCTGACGCTGGACACGGACGGCAACCTCAGGGCGTACAGCCTGGACGACGCGACGGGAACGTGGTCGGTGTCGTGGATGGCGTTCGGCAACCCGTGCAACATCCACGGCGTGTGCGGCGCCAACGCCGTGTGCCTCtactcgccggcgccggtgtgCGTCTGCGCGCCGGGGCACGAGCGCGTCGACGCGAGCGACTGGAGCAGGGGGTGCAGGCCGACGTTCCGGCTCGAgtgcggccggccggcgaagCTGGTGGCGCTGCCGCACAGCGACTTCTGGGGCTACGACCTCAACGACGGCGAGGTCATGCCGCTCGGCGACTGCGCCAACAAGTGCCTCGACAACTGCGCGTGCGTGGTGTTCCAGTACAAGGAGCACATGGAGTGCTACCTCAAGAGCGTCCTCTTCAACGGCAAGACGTTCCCCGGCTTGCCGGGAACGGTGTACATCAAGGTCCCCGCCGACTTCGACGTGCCGGAGTTTCATGTCCACCAatggcagcgcggcggcgacggcggcggcggtggcctcgcCATCCAAGAAGACATcgccggctgcgccgccgccgccaccggcgacagCAACAGAAAGGTTCTCCTCAACGTCTCCTCTTCACTGTCATCTCACGACGCCGGTAAGCCGGTGTGGCCATACCTGTACGGATTCTTGTCAGCGTTGCTCGTCGTCGAGGCCATCGTCATCGGGTTCGGCTGCTGGCTCTTCTCAAGCAAAGGATTGTTCCGGCATTCACGGGTGTACGCTATTGATCAAGAAGGCTACAAGCTGATCACGAGCCATTTCCAGAGGTACACCTACGCTGACATCAAGAAAGCCACGGCGAACTTCACCGGCGTGatcggccgcggcggctccggcgtgGTGTACAAGGGCGTGCCTGACGACGAGAGAGTGGTGGCCGTGAAGGTGCTCAAGAACGTGAGCCGGCAGAGTGAGGAGGAGTTCCAAGCAGAGCTGAGTGTGATTGGAAGGATCTATCACATGAACCTTGTCAGAATGTGGGGTTGCTGCTCTCAAGCCAAGCACAGGATTCTTGTCTCTGAATACATAGAGAATGGATCACTTGCACAAAGATTGTTTGATCATGGATTTGATGATGATGTGCTTGATTGGAATCAAAGGTTCAGGATTGCTCTGGGTGTGGCTAAAGGGTTGGCTTACCTTCACAGTGAGTGCTCAGAATGGATTGTTCATTGTGACATGAAGCCTGAGAACATTTTGTTGGATAAGGATTTGGAGCCCAAGATTACAGATTTTGGGTTGTCTAAGTTGTTAAACAGAGATGGTTCAGATGCAATTTTGACAAGGATTAGAGGGACAAGAGGGTACATGGCTCCAGAGTGGGTTACTAATTTACCATTTACAAAGAAGGTTGATGTGTATAGTTACGGAGTGATACTCCTTGAGCTAGTGAAGGGGATTAGGATTTCGGAATGGGTGATCCATGGGATCAAGGTATGTGAGATGGATATTAGGATGGTTGTTAGGGCGACACGTCAGAAGATGGAGTCCAATGAAAAGAGATCTATTGAGGATCTTGTGGACTATCGATTGAATGGTGATTTCAACCATGTACAAGTGAAGCTGATGCTTGAGATTGCCATTTCATGCTTGGAGGAAGATAGGAGCAAGCGGCCAAACATGAACTCAGTTGTGCAATCACTCATCTCGGTTGAAGGTTAAAGCTATGTCAGTATGTGTCATCTAGTGCATTGTTAATATGTATTTGTTGATTAATTGTTATGTGATAAGTAGTTTTAACCTTAGATCCTTGCAAGAGTACGTATTAGAGATTGATATTGGCTATTTGTATTCTATGACAAGTTTAGTTTCCGTAAACTAATTCTTATTTTTAGATGAAGATATTTCATTAACtttgatttatttaatttaagggATTTGCTAAgtatttgattaaaaaattgcaaaaaaatcattttcaccTTACTATTTATCCTAGCTTGTCGAGGAGCATGTGGTAGGGTAGGGTAAGGGTGGAGATGGGGGTGTGTTGTGGTGGGATTTTCTTTGGGCTTAAGAGATGTCTATTACCTAGCTACACAACATAGTGAGGAAGGGATGGCATGACGCCACCAAAGATATGGGCAAGGCAAGTGGTAGGGCGATAAACTTGATGTTTGGGCAGTGTCAAATTCGACAGTAGTGTGATTAGAGAATGAGATGAAAGATCAGAgagaaaggggggggggggggagaagagCTTGACAAAGGGAGAGAACGGATGTGGCGCGGAGACTAGATGAGATCGATTAGACAATAGCTGCTaaataagaaaaacaatgaTGAGTGGTGTAGAGAGATAAAGAGTGATAATGGTCAATGATAGTTCCGAACGGGAGGGTGTAGAGTTTTGAGGATTCGAACTAATGAAATATATTTATGTAATCAcataaccttttcttttctaaatgaTTCATGAAATCCAACAATCTCTTTGTCTGGGATGCATCTATTATTTAATTCAGACATGAGTGTGATCCAATCCACGTAGCCAAACATTTGAGTGTATAgatccactagcaattatttattattactatattttctttatttcctctatcccataatataaggcgcggTCAAAATTGACACGGTgttcaaaactaatctttaatttataatttctcatatactataaagtttctagcaacaaaattataaccatatgaaagtatatttaaatgCCAATCCAacgatataatttttaacaaataaaattcgtttcatattatattaaatGTTGGTCAAATGTATATTTTAAAGGTTGAATCTTGGAATACGTgtgcgccttatattatggagggagtattatgtttTTAGTGGCCTAACATTAAGGCTTAGTTTGAAACAAATTATCGAGAGTATTGTACTAcggattatctacttgattggaggaaaatattaaatatattgataaataagctttttttagaaagaacttaaaaacaaattgatCTGAGCAatacaagaaaatatattttttaaaatgtgaaGCAAATAATCTGAAAAGCATACGTACGCGTGTTGGATCGATCGGCCGCGGAGACGCATCCGATCGAGCGCGAACGTGAATAGCAGTGCCTAGCTACTCCGATTCGTATAATTAATGCCTAGTCCGTTTCCAAGCCGGCCGGTGCGCGCTCGTGATCAGAATATATACTCAACTACAACTTGCCCCGCGCGCGCATATATACGTGCAGGGTGCATGAGATAAAAGTTCGTCAGCTGCAggacatcgatcgatcggccgatCTATTTATGTTCAATGAATCATCATCAATCATCAGGAGATAAAAGGTAACGATGATGATCTTTCAAAATTTTACTTCTTCATTCATTTAAtttaactacttcctccgtttcatgatctaagtcattttagcatttcccacattcatattgatgttaatgaatctagatagatatgtatatctagattcattaccatcaatatgaatatgaaaaatgctagaatgacttacattgtgaaatggagggagtagcaaaatgcccgtgcgttgcaccgggtaatGATACGGTGactgaaatttgatttgaactattaatatgaagaaaatgaattataatttaatgaaatataaaattttctacaatattaattacactctttTAAATTATAGCAAAAGTGGTCTTGCGTtgccagaaaagaaaaaaaacagataaaattgaattaaaacatattaaattctaattaaattctaatatttgggtattttttaagtaggtaggtatataattaaattaatttataagtaaagtaagtgtaagaaataaaatgttatggttggatttaacttttattaaattttctatattaattacactcattgaaattttcttggaatttacatagcttaattgctaattttgataatacaaatatcattttagcatttattgaaataaaaatcattttttctctaTGGGCCTTTTTCAGCCCGCAAGAGAGCAAAGTCTACTTGATACCCCATACCCCCATACTCCTCCTCTCTCGCTTAGTGGACCGCCGGCCCACGTGC is part of the Oryza glaberrima chromosome 12, OglaRS2, whole genome shotgun sequence genome and harbors:
- the LOC127757239 gene encoding uncharacterized protein LOC127757239 isoform X1, translated to MYGHRGAMMGGGGVSDGYEGSKRPRMIESNPYFAVTAGSPLDVSKRARMMEPAPPYFGAMGSSAAGGTSAFYQPYGTNLPGAGANSAIQNFPGVRLRGLPFDCDDLDICKFFVGLDIVDCLLVHKNGRFTGEAFVVFPSAMQAEFALHRNRQNMGRRYVEVFRCKKQEYYSAIAAEVNQGGFFDSEYRHSPPPPRPKKPAEDKSSMEYTEVLKLRGLPYSATTEEIIKFFVEYELTDENVHIVYRPDGKATGEAYVEFPTAEVAKTAMCKDKMTIGTRYVELFPSTPEEASRAKSRVRQ
- the LOC127757334 gene encoding putative receptor protein kinase ZmPK1 gives rise to the protein MMNSRLATFALLVIITLSSSPRPCPRRVDAAREWLARGASIAVEDHATDVLRSPDGTFAAGFYDASPTIFTFSVWFARAADRAVVWTAARARPVHSKGARVTLDARRGALVLTDYGGEVVWNSSTPAAGGSGGARVRLHDTGNLVVEDAGGKTLWQSFDFPTDTLLPATRLVSRDRLLSAGYYSLGFSDYAMLSLFYDNGNFSSIYWPNPYFSYWQNNRKIYNFSREAAMDALGQFLSSDGTTFEAADLGAAGVRRRLTLDTDGNLRAYSLDDATGTWSVSWMAFGNPCNIHGVCGANAVCLYSPAPVCVCAPGHERVDASDWSRGCRPTFRLECGRPAKLVALPHSDFWGYDLNDGEVMPLGDCANKCLDNCACVVFQYKEHMECYLKSVLFNGKTFPGLPGTVYIKVPADFDVPEFHVHQWQRGGDGGGGGLAIQEDIAGCAAAATGDSNRKVLLNVSSSLSSHDAGKPVWPYLYGFLSALLVVEAIVIGFGCWLFSSKGLFRHSRVYAIDQEGYKLITSHFQRYTYADIKKATANFTGVIGRGGSGVVYKGVPDDERVVAVKVLKNVSRQSEEEFQAELSVIGRIYHMNLVRMWGCCSQAKHRILVSEYIENGSLAQRLFDHGFDDDVLDWNQRFRIALGVAKGLAYLHSECSEWIVHCDMKPENILLDKDLEPKITDFGLSKLLNRDGSDAILTRIRGTRGYMAPEWVTNLPFTKKVDVYSYGVILLELVKGIRISEWVIHGIKVCEMDIRMVVRATRQKMESNEKRSIEDLVDYRLNGDFNHVQVKLMLEIAISCLEEDRSKRPNMNSVVQSLISVEG
- the LOC127757239 gene encoding uncharacterized protein LOC127757239 isoform X2, with product MMEPAPPYFGAMGSSAAGGTSAFYQPYGTNLPGAGANSAIQNFPGVRLRGLPFDCDDLDICKFFVGLDIVDCLLVHKNGRFTGEAFVVFPSAMQAEFALHRNRQNMGRRYVEVFRCKKQEYYSAIAAEVNQGGFFDSEYRHSPPPPRPKKPAEDKSSMEYTEVLKLRGLPYSATTEEIIKFFVEYELTDENVHIVYRPDGKATGEAYVEFPTAEVAKTAMCKDKMTIGTRYVELFPSTPEEASRAKSRVRQ
- the LOC127757661 gene encoding pentatricopeptide repeat-containing protein At4g21065-like, producing the protein MPVHGQNLVSWNSMLNSFAANGRPNEVLTVFREMLGVNFAPDGFTIVSVLTACAEIGALALGRRVHVYAEKVVLVDNSHVSNALINLYAKCGIVNDARLI